Proteins encoded together in one Rhizobacter sp. J219 window:
- a CDS encoding UDP-N-acetylmuramoyl-L-alanyl-D-glutamate--2,6-diaminopimelate ligase, with protein sequence MAALTTLHDVGSAVAWLRSRGVKQLRTDSRRVQPGDAFIAWPGYANDGRQFVPAALAAGAVACLVEAKGAEAFHFEGGQVGALPGLKAATGPLASAWYEQPSKLLDVVAVTGTNGKTSTAWWVAQGLSLLGKRCGVVGTLGVGEPPSAAAAPNASIQSTGLTTPDPVTLQAGFKGFVDQGFKACAIEASSIGIVERRMAGTQVAVALFTNFTRDHIDYHGSMEAYWAAKSELFMWPGLRAAVLNVDDERGATLAPALIGLMDVWTYSTQSEARLRASDIAYRDGGLAFTVHEGGASTPVRTGLIGDYNVSNLLAVIGGLRALGFALTDVARVCAQLTPVPGRMQQIGGGEQPVVVVDYAHTPDALEKALQAVRPFAQERQGTLWCVFGCGGNRDATKRPLMGAIAERQADQVVVTSDNPRMEPPGQILTQITAGMARPDRALVIEDRRAAIVHAVRNAKPQDVILVAGKGHEAEQDIGGVKHPFSDVDEARTALATRGSP encoded by the coding sequence ATGGCAGCTCTGACCACCTTGCACGACGTGGGCAGCGCCGTTGCGTGGCTGCGCAGCCGCGGCGTGAAGCAACTGCGCACCGACAGCCGGCGTGTGCAGCCGGGCGACGCCTTCATCGCGTGGCCGGGCTATGCCAACGACGGGCGGCAGTTCGTGCCGGCGGCGTTGGCGGCAGGTGCGGTGGCGTGTCTCGTCGAAGCCAAGGGGGCCGAGGCCTTCCACTTCGAGGGTGGGCAAGTCGGTGCATTGCCGGGCCTGAAGGCCGCGACGGGGCCTTTGGCGAGTGCCTGGTACGAACAACCAAGCAAGCTTCTCGACGTGGTGGCGGTGACCGGCACCAACGGCAAGACCTCCACCGCGTGGTGGGTGGCGCAGGGGCTCTCGTTGCTGGGCAAGCGCTGCGGCGTGGTGGGCACGCTGGGCGTGGGCGAGCCGCCGTCGGCGGCCGCCGCGCCGAACGCGTCCATCCAATCGACCGGCCTCACCACGCCCGACCCGGTCACGCTGCAGGCCGGCTTCAAGGGCTTCGTCGACCAGGGCTTCAAGGCCTGCGCGATCGAGGCCTCGTCGATCGGCATCGTCGAGCGCCGCATGGCCGGCACGCAGGTGGCCGTCGCGCTCTTCACCAATTTCACCCGCGACCACATCGACTACCACGGCAGCATGGAGGCCTACTGGGCCGCCAAGTCCGAGCTCTTCATGTGGCCCGGATTGCGCGCCGCGGTGCTCAACGTGGACGACGAGCGCGGCGCGACGCTGGCCCCGGCGCTGATCGGCCTGATGGACGTGTGGACCTACAGCACCCAGTCAGAGGCGCGCCTGCGCGCGAGCGACATCGCGTACCGCGACGGCGGCCTCGCCTTTACCGTGCACGAGGGCGGTGCCTCAACCCCCGTGCGCACCGGCCTGATCGGCGACTACAACGTCTCGAACCTGCTGGCGGTGATCGGTGGCCTGCGTGCTCTCGGCTTCGCGCTCACCGACGTGGCCCGTGTCTGCGCCCAGCTCACCCCCGTGCCCGGCCGCATGCAGCAGATCGGCGGTGGCGAGCAGCCGGTGGTCGTGGTCGACTACGCCCACACGCCCGACGCCCTGGAAAAGGCGCTGCAAGCCGTGCGCCCTTTCGCGCAAGAACGCCAAGGCACGCTGTGGTGCGTGTTTGGCTGCGGCGGCAACCGCGACGCGACCAAGCGCCCGCTGATGGGGGCCATCGCCGAGCGCCAGGCCGACCAAGTGGTGGTGACGAGCGACAACCCTCGCATGGAGCCCCCCGGCCAGATCCTCACGCAGATCACCGCTGGCATGGCGCGGCCCGACCGCGCACTGGTGATCGAAGACCGGCGTGCCGCCATCGTGCATGCGGTCCGGAACGCGAAGCCGCAGGACGTGATCCTCGTCGCGGGCAAGGGCCACGAGGCCGAGCAGGACATCGGCGGCGTCAAGCACCCCTTCTCGGATGTGGACGAGGCGCGCACGGCGCTTGCCACGAGGGGGTCGCCATGA
- the mraY gene encoding phospho-N-acetylmuramoyl-pentapeptide-transferase, whose amino-acid sequence MLLSLTQWLQSLYPDQLGFLRVFQYLTFRAVLAAMTALLIGLAFGPWVIRRLTALKIGQPIREYGVQQHIAKSGTPTMGGVLILIGIGVSTLLWFDWSNRFVWIVMIVTMGFGAIGWVDDWRKVVKKDPEGMRSREKFFWQSLIGLVAALYLAFSVSETSNLRVLELFIRWVQSGFSNDLPPKADLMIPFVKSISYPLGVFGFIILTYLVIVGASNAVNLTDGLDGLAIMPVVMVGSALGVFAYVVGSSVYSKYLLFPYIPGAGELLIFCAAMAGAGLAFLWFNTHPAQVFMGDVGALSLGGALGTIAVITRQEIVLGIMGGIFVVEALSVMAQVAWFKYTKKKTGTGRRILKMAPLHHHFEKSGWKETQVVVRFWIITMLLCLVGLASLKLR is encoded by the coding sequence ATGCTGCTGAGTCTCACCCAGTGGCTGCAGAGCCTCTACCCGGACCAACTGGGTTTCCTGCGCGTCTTCCAGTACCTCACCTTCCGCGCGGTGCTGGCGGCGATGACCGCCTTGCTGATCGGCCTGGCCTTCGGGCCGTGGGTCATCCGCCGCCTGACCGCCCTCAAGATCGGTCAGCCCATCCGCGAATACGGCGTGCAGCAGCACATCGCCAAGAGCGGCACGCCCACCATGGGTGGCGTGCTGATCCTCATCGGCATCGGCGTCAGCACGCTGCTGTGGTTCGACTGGAGCAACCGCTTCGTCTGGATCGTGATGATCGTGACCATGGGCTTCGGCGCCATCGGCTGGGTCGACGACTGGCGCAAGGTCGTCAAGAAAGACCCCGAAGGCATGCGCTCGCGCGAGAAGTTCTTCTGGCAATCGCTGATCGGCCTGGTGGCGGCGTTGTACCTCGCGTTCAGCGTGTCGGAGACGTCGAACCTCCGCGTGCTCGAACTCTTCATCCGCTGGGTGCAGAGCGGCTTCAGCAACGACCTGCCGCCCAAGGCCGACCTGATGATTCCCTTCGTCAAGTCGATCAGCTACCCGCTGGGCGTCTTTGGTTTCATCATCCTCACCTACCTCGTGATCGTCGGGGCGAGCAACGCGGTCAACCTGACCGACGGCCTCGATGGCCTGGCGATCATGCCGGTGGTGATGGTCGGCTCGGCGCTCGGGGTGTTTGCCTACGTGGTGGGCAGTTCGGTGTATTCGAAGTACCTGCTGTTCCCCTACATCCCCGGGGCCGGCGAACTCTTGATCTTCTGCGCCGCGATGGCCGGCGCGGGCCTCGCCTTCCTCTGGTTCAACACCCACCCGGCGCAGGTGTTCATGGGCGACGTGGGCGCGCTCTCACTGGGAGGCGCGCTCGGCACCATCGCCGTGATCACTCGCCAGGAGATCGTGCTCGGGATCATGGGCGGCATCTTCGTGGTCGAAGCCCTGTCGGTGATGGCGCAGGTGGCCTGGTTCAAGTACACGAAGAAGAAGACGGGCACCGGGCGACGCATCCTGAAGATGGCGCCGCTGCACCACCACTTCGAAAAATCCGGCTGGAAGGAGACGCAGGTCGTCGTGCGCTTCTGGATCATCACCATGCTGTTGTGCCTGGTCGGTCTGGCCAGCTTGAAACTGCGATGA
- the murD gene encoding UDP-N-acetylmuramoyl-L-alanine--D-glutamate ligase, with product MKHLKDAHVLVLGLGESGLAMARWCADHGARVRVWDSRETAPQDVALAAQVPSAERLSGTLDVALLREGVQLVLKSPGLAPGDERIAPLLTLARETGVPVQGELDLFARALADLKAERGYAPKVIAITGTNGKTTTTSMTGQLVERTGKRVAVAGNIGPTMLQTLADALALEPAPAADVPSVEPMAEATPETLAAPAPGEPADAVPDAPVMEPPSPVDDDAVAAETETLGAQEIPADAEAAALTAEPAAVPTADVAAVEPPAADDETAGGGPPPHLIPPPPPGPVFEHLPEVWVLGLSSFQLDGVQGFEPSAATVLNVTQDHLDWHGSMEAYAAAKARIFGKNAVMVINRDDPLVEKMIPAPIPGKGRFAKPIERHVVRFGLDAPQRPGDFGVLVENGIAWLVRAMESDETAVKKPKKGAAVEEEELVIQRLMPADALRVRGRHNAANALAALALATAAGCPLAPMLHGLREYAGEPHRVEFVATVNGVEAYDDSKGTNVGATVAALNGLGDDKAPSKLVVILGGDGKGQDFTPLATPVQRHVRAVATIGRDAEAIEQVLRFTGVPVQRHGSLEEATRWAFQRAHAGDAVLLSPACASLDMFRNYAHRAEVFVAEVQAIASAGGEVV from the coding sequence ATGAAGCATTTGAAGGACGCTCATGTGCTGGTGCTGGGACTCGGTGAGTCCGGCCTGGCCATGGCGCGCTGGTGTGCGGACCACGGCGCGCGTGTGCGCGTGTGGGATTCGCGCGAAACCGCTCCGCAAGACGTGGCGCTGGCGGCACAGGTGCCGTCGGCCGAGCGCCTGAGCGGCACGCTCGACGTCGCGCTGCTGCGCGAGGGTGTGCAGCTGGTGCTGAAGAGCCCCGGCCTCGCGCCCGGCGATGAACGCATTGCCCCCCTGCTCACGCTCGCCCGTGAGACCGGCGTGCCGGTGCAAGGTGAGCTCGACCTCTTCGCCCGTGCGCTCGCCGACCTGAAGGCCGAGCGTGGCTACGCGCCGAAAGTGATCGCGATCACCGGCACCAACGGCAAGACGACCACCACCTCGATGACGGGCCAGTTGGTCGAACGCACCGGCAAGCGGGTCGCGGTGGCCGGCAACATCGGGCCGACGATGCTGCAGACGCTCGCAGATGCGCTGGCGCTGGAGCCGGCCCCCGCAGCCGATGTGCCGTCGGTAGAGCCGATGGCCGAAGCCACGCCGGAGACGCTCGCCGCGCCGGCTCCGGGCGAGCCGGCGGACGCAGTGCCCGACGCCCCGGTGATGGAGCCGCCGAGCCCCGTCGACGACGATGCCGTGGCCGCCGAAACGGAAACCCTGGGCGCACAGGAGATCCCGGCCGACGCCGAAGCTGCGGCCCTGACCGCCGAGCCCGCCGCCGTGCCCACGGCTGACGTTGCCGCGGTCGAGCCCCCGGCGGCCGACGACGAGACCGCGGGAGGCGGCCCGCCGCCGCACCTGATCCCCCCGCCGCCGCCCGGCCCGGTGTTCGAGCACCTGCCCGAGGTGTGGGTGCTGGGGCTCTCGAGCTTCCAGCTCGACGGCGTGCAGGGCTTCGAGCCGAGTGCCGCCACCGTGCTCAACGTGACGCAGGATCACCTCGACTGGCACGGCAGCATGGAGGCCTATGCCGCCGCGAAGGCGCGCATCTTCGGCAAGAACGCGGTGATGGTCATCAACCGCGACGACCCGCTGGTCGAGAAGATGATTCCGGCGCCGATCCCCGGCAAGGGCCGCTTCGCCAAACCGATCGAGCGTCACGTCGTGCGCTTCGGCCTCGACGCGCCGCAACGCCCGGGTGACTTCGGCGTGCTGGTCGAAAACGGCATCGCCTGGCTGGTGCGTGCGATGGAGTCCGACGAGACGGCGGTGAAGAAGCCCAAGAAGGGCGCCGCCGTCGAGGAAGAAGAGCTGGTGATCCAGCGTCTGATGCCGGCCGACGCGCTGCGCGTGCGCGGCCGCCACAACGCGGCCAACGCACTCGCCGCGCTCGCCCTCGCCACCGCGGCGGGCTGCCCGCTCGCGCCCATGCTGCACGGCCTGCGCGAGTACGCGGGCGAGCCGCACCGGGTGGAGTTCGTCGCCACCGTCAACGGTGTCGAGGCCTACGACGACAGCAAGGGCACCAACGTGGGCGCCACGGTCGCCGCGTTGAACGGCCTGGGCGACGACAAGGCGCCGAGCAAGCTCGTCGTCATCCTCGGCGGTGACGGCAAGGGGCAGGACTTCACGCCGCTGGCCACGCCGGTGCAGCGCCATGTGCGCGCAGTGGCCACGATCGGCCGCGATGCCGAGGCGATCGAGCAGGTGCTGCGCTTCACCGGCGTGCCGGTGCAGCGGCACGGCTCGCTGGAAGAGGCCACGCGCTGGGCCTTCCAGCGTGCGCATGCGGGCGATGCGGTGCTGCTGAGCCCGGCCTGCGCGAGCCTCGACATGTTCCGCAACTATGCGCACCGCGCCGAGGTCTTCGTGGCCGAGGTGCAGGCCATCGCATCCGCCGGTGGGGAGGTGGTGTGA
- the ftsW gene encoding putative lipid II flippase FtsW — MPIRDWTGASGQPTKLQGFDQHLIWVVVALMALGLVMVYSASVALPDNPKFARYAPTHFLLRHALSILVAFVAAVVVIQVPVSVWEKFAPWVFVVALLLLVLVLIPGIGKGVNGARRWIPLGFTNFQPSELAKLAIALYAANYMVRKMEVKENFFRAVMPMAVSVAVVGLLLLAEPDMGAFMVIAAIAMGILFLGGVNGRMFFLITAVLVGAFVLMISFSEWRRERIFAYLNPWDEKYTLGKAYQLSHSLIAFGRGEIFGQGLGGSVEKLHYLPEAHTDFLLAVIGEELGFIGVLAVICAFFWLARRIFHIGRQAVALDRVFAGLFAQGVGIWIGGQAFINMGVNLGVLPTKGLTLPLMSFGGSGILMNLVALAIVMRIDIENRQLMRGGRA; from the coding sequence GTGCCCATCCGCGACTGGACGGGTGCTTCGGGCCAGCCCACCAAGTTGCAAGGCTTCGACCAGCACCTGATCTGGGTCGTGGTGGCCTTGATGGCGCTCGGCCTGGTGATGGTCTATTCGGCCTCGGTCGCGCTGCCCGACAACCCGAAGTTCGCGCGCTACGCGCCCACTCACTTCCTGCTGCGGCATGCGCTGTCCATCCTCGTCGCGTTCGTCGCGGCGGTGGTCGTGATCCAGGTGCCGGTGAGCGTGTGGGAGAAGTTCGCGCCCTGGGTCTTCGTGGTGGCGCTGCTGCTGCTGGTGCTGGTGCTCATCCCCGGCATCGGCAAGGGTGTGAACGGTGCCCGCCGCTGGATCCCGCTCGGCTTCACCAACTTCCAGCCCTCCGAGCTTGCCAAGCTCGCCATCGCGCTCTACGCGGCCAACTACATGGTGCGCAAGATGGAGGTGAAGGAGAACTTCTTCCGCGCCGTCATGCCGATGGCGGTGAGCGTGGCGGTGGTGGGCCTCCTGCTGCTGGCCGAGCCCGACATGGGCGCCTTCATGGTGATCGCGGCCATCGCGATGGGCATCCTCTTTCTCGGCGGTGTGAACGGGCGCATGTTCTTCCTGATCACCGCCGTGCTGGTGGGCGCCTTCGTGCTGATGATCAGCTTCAGCGAATGGCGGCGCGAGCGCATCTTTGCCTACCTCAACCCGTGGGACGAAAAGTACACGCTGGGCAAGGCCTACCAGCTGTCGCACTCGCTGATTGCTTTCGGCCGCGGCGAGATCTTCGGCCAGGGCCTGGGCGGCAGCGTGGAGAAGCTGCACTACCTGCCCGAGGCACACACCGACTTTCTGCTCGCGGTGATCGGCGAGGAGCTGGGCTTCATCGGGGTGCTCGCGGTGATCTGCGCCTTCTTCTGGCTGGCGCGCCGCATCTTCCACATCGGCCGCCAGGCCGTTGCGCTCGACCGGGTGTTCGCCGGCCTCTTCGCCCAAGGCGTCGGCATCTGGATCGGCGGCCAGGCTTTCATCAACATGGGGGTGAACCTGGGCGTGCTGCCGACCAAGGGGTTGACGCTGCCGCTGATGAGCTTCGGCGGCTCGGGCATCCTGATGAACCTGGTGGCGCTCGCGATCGTGATGCGAATCGACATCGAGAATCGACAGCTGATGAGAGGGGGGCGCGCATGA
- the murG gene encoding undecaprenyldiphospho-muramoylpentapeptide beta-N-acetylglucosaminyltransferase: protein MSAKHLVIMAAGTGGHVIPGLAVAAEMQKRGWTVSWLGTTHGMENKLVPPSGIPMDNITFSGLRGKGLLHTATGGFRLLLAFWSCLQILRRRRANVVLGMGGYVCFPGGLMASLLSKPLMLVNADASLLMSNKSLLPVADKVAFGFDGEAAHKVKQGIVTGNPVRAEIENLPPPLERFEGRLGALRVLVVGGSLGASALNDALPRAIALLPLRERPLVTHQTGTANFEKARADYAALQVEAEVLPFIHNMSERLAECDVIICRAGAVTVSELCAAGVASVLVPLVVSTTSHQRDNADWMARQGAAIHLPQSELTPQRLADLLKSLTREALMSMATKARALARVHAAARVADELEGLAT, encoded by the coding sequence ATGAGTGCCAAACACCTCGTCATCATGGCGGCAGGCACCGGGGGGCATGTGATTCCCGGCCTCGCGGTCGCGGCCGAAATGCAGAAGCGCGGCTGGACCGTCAGCTGGCTCGGCACCACGCACGGCATGGAGAACAAGCTGGTGCCGCCCTCGGGCATCCCGATGGACAACATCACGTTCAGCGGGCTGCGTGGCAAGGGACTTCTGCACACCGCGACCGGCGGCTTCCGCCTGCTGCTCGCGTTCTGGAGCTGCCTGCAGATCCTGCGCAGGCGCCGCGCGAATGTGGTGCTCGGCATGGGCGGCTACGTCTGCTTTCCGGGTGGTCTGATGGCCTCGCTGCTCAGCAAGCCGCTGATGCTGGTCAATGCCGATGCCTCGCTCCTGATGAGCAACAAGAGCCTCCTGCCGGTGGCCGACAAGGTGGCTTTCGGCTTCGACGGTGAAGCGGCGCACAAGGTCAAGCAAGGCATCGTGACCGGCAACCCGGTGCGTGCCGAGATCGAGAACCTGCCGCCGCCGCTGGAGCGTTTCGAAGGCCGCCTCGGCGCGCTGCGCGTGCTGGTGGTGGGCGGCAGCCTGGGCGCGAGCGCGCTCAACGATGCGCTGCCGCGTGCGATCGCGTTGCTGCCGCTGCGCGAACGGCCCCTGGTGACGCACCAAACGGGCACGGCCAATTTCGAGAAGGCGCGCGCCGACTACGCCGCGCTGCAGGTCGAAGCCGAGGTGCTGCCCTTCATCCACAACATGAGCGAGCGCCTGGCCGAGTGCGACGTGATCATCTGCCGCGCCGGCGCGGTGACGGTGAGCGAGTTGTGCGCGGCCGGTGTGGCGAGCGTGCTGGTGCCGCTGGTGGTGAGCACGACCAGCCACCAGCGCGACAACGCCGACTGGATGGCACGGCAGGGCGCGGCGATCCACCTGCCCCAGAGCGAGCTGACGCCGCAGCGATTGGCAGATTTGTTGAAGAGCCTCACGCGCGAAGCGCTGATGAGCATGGCCACCAAGGCCCGCGCGCTGGCACGTGTGCATGCGGCGGCGCGGGTGGCCGATGAGTTGGAAGGACTTGCGACATGA
- the murC gene encoding UDP-N-acetylmuramate--L-alanine ligase: protein MKHAVKHIHFVGIGGAGMSGIAEILHNLGYTVSGSDQSDSAVSRRLASLGIKVFVGHDAVNIEGAQAVVTSTAVKGDNPEVLAARAKRVPLVPRAVMLAELMRLKQGIAIAGTHGKTTTTSLVTSVLAEAGVDPTFVIGGRLNAAGANSRLGSGDYIVVEADESDASFLNLLPVISVVTNIDADHMDTYGHDLTKLKGAFVEFLHRMPFYGAAILCGDDPGVKSIIPMVSRPVVTYGFGPDNQVRAVDVQALVGGQMRFTAQRRNGVVMPDLDITLNLPGEHNVLNALAAVAVATELELPDAPLVKALGEFHGVGRRFQRYGDWPAKDGGKFTLIDDYGHHPVEMAAVIAAARGAFPGRRLVIAFQPHRYTRTRDCFEDFVKVMGTADAVLLGEVYAAGEAPIVAADGRSLARALRVAGKVDPIFVDDIAQMPAAIAEQAKGGDVVIAMGAGTIGAVAGQVAEMLKEAP, encoded by the coding sequence ATGAAACACGCCGTCAAGCACATTCACTTCGTCGGCATCGGTGGTGCCGGCATGAGCGGGATCGCCGAGATCCTGCACAACCTCGGCTACACGGTCTCCGGCTCCGACCAGAGCGACAGCGCGGTCTCGCGCCGGCTCGCGTCGCTCGGCATCAAGGTCTTCGTGGGCCACGACGCGGTCAACATCGAAGGCGCGCAGGCGGTGGTCACGTCGACCGCGGTGAAGGGCGACAACCCCGAGGTGCTCGCCGCCCGCGCCAAGCGGGTGCCGCTGGTGCCGCGCGCGGTGATGCTGGCCGAGTTGATGCGCCTGAAGCAGGGCATCGCCATCGCCGGCACGCACGGCAAGACGACGACGACCTCGCTGGTCACGAGCGTGCTGGCCGAGGCCGGCGTCGACCCGACCTTCGTGATCGGCGGCCGGCTCAACGCGGCCGGCGCCAACTCGCGCCTCGGCTCCGGCGACTACATCGTGGTCGAGGCCGACGAGTCGGATGCCTCGTTCCTGAACCTGCTGCCGGTGATCAGCGTCGTGACCAACATCGACGCTGATCACATGGACACCTACGGCCACGACCTGACGAAGCTCAAGGGCGCGTTCGTCGAGTTCCTGCACCGCATGCCGTTCTATGGCGCCGCCATCCTGTGCGGCGACGACCCGGGCGTGAAGTCGATCATCCCGATGGTGTCGCGGCCGGTCGTGACCTACGGCTTCGGGCCCGACAACCAGGTGCGTGCGGTCGACGTGCAGGCCCTCGTGGGCGGACAGATGCGCTTCACCGCGCAGCGCCGCAACGGCGTCGTGATGCCCGACCTCGACATCACGCTCAACCTGCCCGGCGAACACAACGTGCTGAACGCCCTGGCGGCCGTGGCCGTGGCGACCGAACTGGAGCTGCCCGACGCACCGCTCGTGAAGGCGCTCGGCGAGTTCCACGGCGTCGGCCGTCGTTTCCAGCGCTACGGCGACTGGCCGGCCAAGGACGGCGGCAAGTTCACCCTGATCGACGACTACGGCCATCACCCGGTCGAGATGGCGGCGGTGATCGCCGCGGCGCGCGGTGCGTTTCCGGGCCGGCGCCTCGTGATTGCCTTCCAGCCGCATCGGTATACGCGCACACGGGATTGCTTCGAAGACTTCGTGAAGGTCATGGGCACGGCCGACGCGGTGCTGCTCGGCGAGGTCTATGCCGCGGGCGAGGCGCCGATCGTCGCGGCCGACGGGCGCTCGCTGGCCCGTGCGCTGCGCGTGGCCGGCAAGGTCGACCCGATCTTCGTCGACGACATCGCGCAGATGCCGGCGGCCATCGCCGAGCAGGCGAAGGGCGGCGACGTGGTGATCGCGATGGGCGCCGGCACGATCGGCGCGGTGGCAGGGCAGGTGGCGGAGATGTTGAAGGAGGCCCCATGA
- a CDS encoding D-alanine--D-alanine ligase: MSSVDVKALGKVAVLMGGTSAERDVSLMSGEGVLQALQSQGVNAHAFDPAKQDLVELKKQGFDRCFIALHGRHGEDGTVQGALELLGIPYTGSGVMASSIAMDKVMTKRIWLAEGLPTPRYVVLPSNRQSREDVRAVPDEIGLPLIVKPPHEGSSIGVSKVSGYSDMADAVALAAKYDHEVLCEEFIDGEEVTCPVLGQGANAVALPVVRIAAPEGAYDYQNKYFTDVVKYHVPSGLPEAEEREIQRIVVEAYRTLNCRGWGRADLMIRKRDRKPFLLEMNTSPGMTSHSLVPKSAAASGMPYEQLCLHLISNASLDSSKT; the protein is encoded by the coding sequence ATGAGCAGCGTTGATGTGAAGGCCTTGGGCAAGGTGGCCGTGCTGATGGGCGGCACCTCGGCCGAGCGCGATGTGTCGCTGATGTCGGGCGAGGGTGTGCTGCAGGCGCTGCAATCGCAGGGTGTCAACGCGCATGCCTTCGACCCCGCGAAGCAGGACCTGGTGGAACTGAAGAAGCAGGGATTCGACCGCTGCTTCATCGCGCTGCATGGCCGCCACGGCGAAGACGGCACGGTGCAGGGCGCGCTCGAACTGCTGGGCATCCCCTACACCGGCTCCGGTGTGATGGCCTCCAGCATCGCGATGGACAAGGTGATGACCAAGCGCATTTGGCTGGCCGAAGGCCTGCCGACGCCGCGCTACGTGGTGCTGCCGTCGAACCGCCAGTCGCGCGAGGACGTGCGCGCCGTGCCCGACGAGATCGGCCTGCCGTTGATCGTGAAGCCGCCGCACGAAGGCTCGTCGATCGGGGTCAGCAAGGTGAGCGGCTATTCCGACATGGCCGACGCGGTGGCGCTGGCGGCGAAGTACGACCACGAGGTGCTCTGCGAGGAGTTCATCGACGGCGAGGAAGTGACCTGCCCGGTGCTGGGCCAGGGCGCGAATGCGGTGGCGCTGCCGGTGGTACGCATCGCCGCACCCGAAGGCGCCTACGACTACCAGAACAAGTACTTCACCGATGTCGTGAAGTACCACGTGCCGAGCGGCCTGCCGGAAGCCGAGGAACGCGAGATCCAGCGCATCGTCGTCGAGGCCTATCGCACGCTGAACTGCCGCGGCTGGGGCCGCGCCGACCTGATGATCAGGAAGCGCGACCGCAAGCCCTTCCTGCTGGAGATGAACACCTCGCCGGGCATGACCTCGCATTCGCTGGTGCCGAAGTCGGCGGCGGCGAGCGGCATGCCCTATGAGCAGCTCTGCCTGCACCTGATCTCTAACGCATCGCTCGACAGCTCCAAGACCTGA
- a CDS encoding cell division protein FtsQ/DivIB — protein MRAHAATPRFNPAAVELPGEVRLLNVTASMLYVVGGVLMAALALMWLIRQPVFNIKSVKVEGEVTRNSVSTIRANALPQLAGNYFTLDLARGKQAFEAVPWVRQAIVQRVWPNRLRVLLEEHHAVALWSMKDGDDQLVNAQGEVFQANLGDVEDESLPTLKGPDGSSAEVLAMYRRLVPVFEALEMHIDQLSMSGRGSWHAEFDNGAEIETGRGTQDELVARSERFVATVTQVIERYQRPLVYADLRHNEGYAVRLKGITTTTVATPPGRRN, from the coding sequence ATGCGCGCCCACGCCGCCACACCTCGCTTCAACCCGGCCGCCGTCGAGCTGCCGGGCGAGGTGCGCCTGCTCAACGTCACCGCCTCGATGCTCTACGTAGTGGGCGGGGTGCTGATGGCGGCGCTGGCGCTGATGTGGCTGATCCGCCAGCCGGTGTTCAACATCAAGTCGGTGAAGGTGGAGGGCGAGGTCACGCGCAACAGCGTGTCGACGATCCGCGCCAACGCGCTGCCACAGCTCGCGGGCAACTACTTCACCCTCGACCTTGCGCGCGGCAAGCAGGCCTTCGAGGCGGTGCCCTGGGTGCGCCAGGCCATCGTGCAGCGGGTGTGGCCGAACCGGCTGCGGGTGCTGCTGGAGGAGCACCACGCGGTGGCGCTGTGGTCCATGAAGGATGGCGACGACCAGCTCGTCAATGCGCAAGGCGAGGTTTTCCAGGCCAACCTGGGTGACGTGGAAGACGAGTCGCTGCCCACGCTCAAGGGACCGGATGGCAGCTCGGCCGAGGTGCTGGCGATGTACCGCCGGCTGGTGCCGGTGTTCGAGGCGCTGGAGATGCACATTGACCAACTCTCGATGAGCGGCCGCGGTTCGTGGCATGCCGAATTCGACAACGGCGCCGAGATCGAAACCGGCCGTGGCACACAAGACGAACTGGTGGCACGCAGCGAGCGATTCGTGGCCACCGTCACGCAGGTGATCGAGCGTTACCAGCGTCCGCTGGTCTACGCCGATCTGCGACACAACGAAGGTTATGCCGTGCGGCTCAAGGGGATCACCACCACGACGGTGGCCACTCCGCCCGGCAGGAGAAATTGA